The sequence below is a genomic window from Humulus lupulus chromosome 3, drHumLupu1.1, whole genome shotgun sequence.
TAATGAAAAATTAGGGTACTATTGTCGGTAGAACCAGAAATATAGAAACAGATTAGTGAATTCTATTAcatatgaaaaagaaaagaaaaaacagtCAAATATAGTTGACTAAGTGAAATTAGAATAATGACTTAATAAGACTCACCCACCATATATCAATGTTGGAAAATCAGTACATAGTTAGGATTTCTTTTAACATTGATGCCTGATTTGCTCTCTCTATCAACATTAATtacattattaattaatattcaaTATACACTgatgttttatttttatatattcaCCTTCCTATAAAACATGATTTGGCTTTGTGTGTCAAAATTTGATTTCATGAAATGATGACTGAGGTTGCGTTTGAACTAAGCGAATGATACAAAATACACAAAAACAATGgacaatatttaatataatatatatatgtgataaagtTCCAATCTTGGATAAATTATTGCTCTAAAGATGGTTGCCAGCACAAATAAGATGATATAAATCTTAAAAATTCAATCCTCCCACCTAACGCTGCAGGCCCTTTTCTCtaaaatacatttagtgacaTGGGTGGATCAACTTGTCTTTTATGATAATTTCATCAAAacataactaaataaaaaaaaataagggaaaatatttttctttatcaaattatataatatattcGTTATTATTTGTTGGGTGAAGGAAATATTCCTTCTCATAAAGAAACCACTCAATAAAGTAATATGGATTTTGTAATAAAACAATGCTATTAATATTAAAAGCCACAAAATAACTATAATTGACTTTCGATGTTCTTATAACACTCTCATCCTATCATGTTTACGTGTCACAATGTTATTTTAGTAGAGGCATTATCAGTAATTGgatttaatgttttttttatttttttaatgttaattttaatagaatatatttatatttagtagaatatttttatatttaattatagtttataaatacttaaatttaaataaaataaaatatttttgagatattttacaataataattatttaaaattaagaaataattaaataaattaaaatatgatatttttgagatattttacaataaaaattatttaaaaataacaaaatcatatgttttataactttaataaaatttaattaaacttaaactcacctattagaataatatcatattaaacatataatataatctactgtcaattagcaacaaattattttttaaaaaaaactagcaaaaaacttaaatttaaaattcacttataatatttaatattacattaaacatataatatataatttatttttatcactctcaaattcaaaaactacaacaagcaaaattaaataaattatttagttaaaataaaatatttatttaaaatttatatgatattaatataaatttaataaaaataattaataaattctataaataaaactaatcataTGCATTTgctctagtatatatatatatatatatatatatttatattagtctTATAGATTTTTTTAGCTGGAAATATTAGTCTTATAGTTTCTCCACGAATTAGAAAAAAATCGTACCACAACGAGTCACAAACTGAGAGACAAAGTAGACCGTACTTGTATACTTAGTTAGCTCGATAACCCTAACAAGGCTAAAATGATCAAGGAAAAGCTCAAGCTCAAGGCTGGCCAAAGCTTAATTAAGGGCATGACCCTACAACTTCATGACAAGCACGTTTAGTAACAGCCCCCACACAAgctttcttttctgtttttcttttcttttaaaaaaaagaccaaaaaaagaaacaaagaaactgACACATGATTACACAGCAAAAGCAAAGCAGAGTATAACAACAATGGCCCAACATCTAGAAATTTGTTCAGTCCCAAATTGAAGCCATTTCTTCATTTGTTTATAACATTAAGTGGTGTCTCTCTTATTCCCTAACAGTCTCAAGACATGGGTAGAACAGGTCCAAAGTTGCCCAGCTTCTGCCTCAACAGGATTAGGCCTCTTGTTCGAGTTCGATCTCCACCTACTCAACAAAAGTTCCAAGTGAACTCTCTTAAAGCTGCTCAGAAACTTGATGAGGGCCCTAATGGCATTGTTAAGGATGAAAAAACTACAGAAACTGGAATTAAACCCAGTTCGGGAATTGGAAGGAAGATCATGGTTGTTGTTGACTCTAGCTTTGAAGCTAAAGTTGCTCTTCAATGGGCTCTCTCTCATTCTATGCCGAACCAGGATAAGCTAGTTCTCCTCCATGTAATCAAACCGATTTCTAGAAAAGGTTTTTGAGTTTATTATCAGTTTATGTATTCCTTCATTTTCTACTTTGGTTATGGGTTTTTGAAAATTTAAGAAAAACTGATTCATGTCTTTTGTAACAGGAACAGGAACAGGGGAGCAGTTGAGCAAGGAGAAAGCTCCGAAGGCCTTTGAACTTGTTTATTCTCTTAAGAATATGTGTCAATCAAAGAAGGCTGAGGTGGGTAAATAATAATCAATAATgctataataatcataattatggtTCTTCATTAATGTCATCACTAATTCTGGCTTATTACCTTCTTGAGCTAtaattatgtgtgtgtgtgtaagcCGGGTCTTAATTACCATTTTTCATTTACAGTCTGTCTAAAATCTTTATCCAAAAGCTCATATTCTGTTGCATCTTTGAATGAGTAATTAAAGGTTGCATCACTGATAATTCTACTTAAATGTTCATTTATatccttttcatttcttggtgGTGTATCATGTAGACTATAGTTACTTACTTTCTTGAATGAGGAcaccatttaatttattattatttatgagGAAAAATAAAGTGTTGTTGGGTTTAATCTCTTGGCTGGTCCCTTGACAGGTGGAAATTGATGTTAGTGTGATAGAGGGCAAAGAGAAGGGCCCAAGGATATTGGAAGAAGCAAAAAAGCAAAGCGTGGATCTGTTGGTTTTGGGCCAAAAAAAGCGGTCGACGACATGGCGACTTCTCATGATGTGGTCCGCCGGCCACCGCGCTGGGGGCGGCGTAGGCGGCGGTGTTGTGGAGTACTGCATTCAAAACGCCACTTGCATGGCCTTAGCCGTAAGGAGGAAAAACAGACGTGTAGGAGGGTACTTGATCACCACAAAACGACACAAAGATTTTTGGCTCTTAGCTTAAAACTGTAGATAGACTactttaaaaagaaaaagagagagagagaagccaCATATGCATAATTTTtagttatatattatataaacatatattttttatgtttttttttatgaagaTGGAGAGTTCTAACCTTATTTATTTCTGAATCATGAAATGATCCAATGTCATTTTGTGTATATAATAAAGTGTGGTGAGTGAAATGAatgatgatattttataaatataaagcCTCTATTAGGTTTGGTATTACATATTTTTAGTTGGAGAGTGGGGTCATTCAATGCAACGCAACGGACATATTCACGTGGTCCAAAAAGCAGGACTTTGTATGAGACAAACAATTATAGGAGAGAATTTAGCAAACGAAAGGTGAAACCCTCCTAATCTCAATTCTTGATCTGTTATCCAGCTAAAAAAAGAACATGTTCTGATCTTTCAATCTATACAAGTTGTTCTTCTAAGTGAGTGGAAATGTGAATCAAAGGAAATTGTTTGGAAATTCACTTTTCTTACACTAGCTTCATCTACAAatacaaaatcaacaaacaagTAGACACAACATACACAAATTCAATAGAAAAAATCagcaacaaaaacaataaaatcaaCACCAATAATTATAGAGCTTCAGTCCAAATAAACTTGAGCCTACATCCTCTTTAAACTCTCATTAAGATGTTCTTCTCTGCACTATGAAACAGCAACGGAGTTTACAGCTTGTCACCACTTGAGAACTTTTACATTTGATGGATTACAATGCCTTAAACCCAAGCAAAACCCCAAGTACACTTGACCATGTACAAAGAAATCTCTCACCCaagacccaagtgtttctctctcgaGTTCTCTCTCTAAAATAGCTCCTAAGCTTTACAAATGAaatttgttcttctttctctattttgCGAAATCTGAGATAA
It includes:
- the LOC133822994 gene encoding universal stress protein PHOS32-like, with the protein product MGRTGPKLPSFCLNRIRPLVRVRSPPTQQKFQVNSLKAAQKLDEGPNGIVKDEKTTETGIKPSSGIGRKIMVVVDSSFEAKVALQWALSHSMPNQDKLVLLHVIKPISRKGTGTGEQLSKEKAPKAFELVYSLKNMCQSKKAEVEIDVSVIEGKEKGPRILEEAKKQSVDLLVLGQKKRSTTWRLLMMWSAGHRAGGGVGGGVVEYCIQNATCMALAVRRKNRRVGGYLITTKRHKDFWLLA